A stretch of the Pelmatolapia mariae isolate MD_Pm_ZW linkage group LG23, Pm_UMD_F_2, whole genome shotgun sequence genome encodes the following:
- the usp24 gene encoding ubiquitin carboxyl-terminal hydrolase 24 isoform X2: METEEEQHITTLLCMGFPDPDVIRKALRLAKNDINEAVALLTNESPGLGYGYEPMESGPNPGLGSSGEGENSGRTGTGGFDPPPAYHDVVESERSNDENGNCSGGSMEFPTTNLYELESRVFTDHWSIPYKREESLGKCLIASSCLARHGLADADENCKRFMDRCMPEAFKKLLTSSAVHKWGTEIHEGIYNMLMLLVELVAERVKQDPVPVNLMGVLTMALNPDNEYHFKNRMKACQRNWAEVFGDEANMFAVSPSNAYQKEPHGWLVDLVNRFGELGGFTAIQTKLNTEEIEIAYVSALVQPLGVCAEYLNSSLVQPMLDPVIHKMITYVQNLEEKDLKDKRLVSIPDLLSAIKLLCMRFQRELVTVVDDLRLDTLLRMLKTPHFSTKMNSLKEVTKLIEESTVSKSVKNAIDTDKLLDWLVENSVLSIALEGNIDQAQYCERIKGIIELLGSKLSLDELSKIWRIQAGQSSTVIENIHTIIAAAAVKFSFDQLTHLFVLIQKSWEVESDRVRQKLLSLIGRIGREARSETTTGKVLEVLWELAHLPTLPTSLVQQALEEHLGILSDAYAVKELVKRSYIIKCIEDIKKASQQSSPQAVWVVPALRQLHEITRSFIKQTYQKQDKSIIQDLKKNFEIVKLITGSLVCCHRLAVTAAGNSGLSGSTLVDGRYTYQEYLDSHLRFLAFFLQEASLYLVWNRAKELWECLVSGPDVCELDREMCFEWFTKGQHDLESDVQQQLFKEKILKLEPYEITMNGFNLFKTFFENVNLCDHRLKRQGTQLCVERLDLAGMDFIWRIAMETPDEEIANEAIQLIITYSYTNLNPKMKKDSVSLHKKFIADCYKRLEAASSALGGPTLTHAVTKATKMLTATAMPTVATSVQSPSRSTKLVIIERLLLLAERYVITIEDMYSVPRTILPHGASFNGHPVTLHITYESTKDTFTLETHSNETVGSIRWKISEHLSCPVDNVQIFANDSVLTMNRDHKLLSQLGFSDEQSLTVKSSGTGTPSGSSESSASASSSSSSAVFNSAYALEQEKSLPGVVMALVCNVFEMLYQLANLDESRITLRVRKLLLLIPTDPEVQDALDNFVPKESSVWSHQKTLFTLGQGTGSRSPSMSSKQQHQPSAASILESLFRSSAPGMSTFRVLYNLEVLSSKLMPTSDDEMAKTSSKSFCENFLKAGGLSLVVNVMQRDSIPSEVDYETRQGVYSICLQLARFLLVGQSMPAVLDDDVIRDGDSLSSRPFRNAGRTGRQLSLCGTPEKSSYRQMSLSERSSIRVEEIIPAARVAIQTMEVGDFTSTVACFMRLTWAAAAGRLDLVGSPQPIRETHGSLLPQGVRTRVSSTGSNCSSSSEGETTPTALHAGICVRQQSVSIKDAIIAREALSLLVTCLQLRCQQLSSFYNLPSVNDFIIDILLGSPGGEIRRVACDQLYTLSQTDTSAFPEVQKPNLFLLSVILTAQLPLWSPTSVMRGVNQRLLSQCTEYFDLRCQLLDDLTTSEMEVLKVSAATMLEDEISWLDNFEPSWSSEMETSEADNILLAGHLRLIKTLLSLCGNEKEHLGPSLIQQLLDDFLFRASRIIINSSNPTTSPAPSHDFHPKCSTASSRLAAYEVLVMLADSSLSNLQLITRELLSMHHQSDPSLCKEFDYLPPVESRSVSGFVGLKNGGATCYMNAVFQQLYMQPGLPEAFLSIEDDTDQPEESVFYQVQSLFGHLMESKLQYYVPENFWKIFKMWNKELYVREQQDAYEFFTSLVDQLDEHLKKMGREQIFKNTFQGIFSDQKICKDCPHRYEREETFMALNLGVTSCQSLEISLDQFVRGEVLEGSNAYYCEKCKEKRTTVKRTCIKSLPSVLCIHLMRFGFDWESGRSIKYDEQIRFPWVLNMEPYTVSGMARQDCSGEGGEGRGDGTSGGSPRKKVTISENYELVGVVVHSGQAHAGHYYSFIKDRRGGARGRWYKFNDNVVEEFDMNDETLEYECFGGEYRPKVYDQSNPYPDVRRRYWNAYMLFYQKISDQNSPVLPKKSRVSIMRQEAEDLSLSAPSSPDVSPQSSPRPPRANNDRLTLLTRLVRKGEKKGLFVEKMPVSIYQIVRDENLKFMRNRDVYNSDYFNFTLSLASVNATKLKHPGYQPMAKESLQLAVHFLFHTYLHTKKKLRVDTEEWMATVEVLLSKSSEACQWMVQYLVGPEGREIVKVCLLECSVREVRVVVASILEKTLESALQFGDPGLDSLTDALLSLLDKDVPENVKNCAQYFNLFSNFAQRGCGPCQLLLKHSAYRRMLIFLLGPNRQNNQNRRWSPAQAREFLHLHSTLALITLHSDLSPQRTQAPGGLKLRLSSVLSSTPLLPLHADILASLFTPEGQPYLLEVMFAMRELSGPLSLLIEMVTYSSFCSEPFSLGVLQLLKTQLETAPPHELKNIFLMLQELLVVEDPLQSQRLKYAFESEKGLLALMQQSNNVDSRRCYQCVKFLVTLAQKCPQAKDYFKDLSGTWSWAVQWLQKKMTEHYWTPQSNVSNETSTNKTFQRTISAQDTLAYATALLNEKEQSGSSNGSDGSPANENADRSLRQGSESPMMLGDSKSDLEDVDP, translated from the exons ATGGAGACCGAAGAGGAGCAGCACATAACGACGCTCCTCTGTATGGGCTTCCCAGACCCCGACGTGATAAGAAAAGCGCTCCGGCTGGCTAAGAATGACATCAACGAGGCAGTGGCGCTCCTGACGAACGAAAGCCCCGGACTCGGGTATGGATATGAACCGATGGAGAGTGGGCCTAACCCCGGTTTGGGCTCGAGTGGAGAGGGGGAAAACAGCGGGCGGACTGGCACAGGAGGGTTTGACCCTCCTCCAGCATACCACGACGTAGTGGAGAGTGAG AGGAGCAATGATGAGAATGGGAACTGCTCTGGGGGAAGCATGGAGTTTCCCACCACCAACCTGTATGAACTGGAAAGTCGAGTCTTTACTGACCACTGGTCCATACCTTACAAGAGAGAGGAGTCCCTGGGCAAGTGTCTCATTGCCTCCTCCTGCCTTGCCCGACATG GTCTTGCTGACGCTGATGAGAATTGCAAGCGCTTTATGGATCGTTGCATGCCAGAGGCCTTTAAAAAG CTACTGACCAGCAGTGCCGTACACAAATGGGGCACAGAGATTCATGAGGGAATCTACAACATGCTCATGTTGCTGGTGGAACTGGTTGCAGAGAGGGTGAAGCAGGACCCTGTACCTGTAAACCTGATGGGAGTGTTGACCATG GCCCTTAATCCTGACAATGAGTACCATTTTAAGAACCGGATGAAGGCCTGTCAGAGAAATTGGGCCGAAGTTTTTGGAGACGAGGCTAACATGTTTGCCGTCTCTCCAAGCAACGCCTATCAGAAA GAGCCCCATGGTTGGCTGGTTGATTTGGTGAATCGA TTTGGAGAGCTGGGAGGATTCACTGCCATCCAGACGAAACTCAACACTGAGGAAATCGAGATAGCT TATGTATCTGCTCTAGTCCAACCCCTCGGAGTTTGTGCTGAATACCTTAACTCCAGTCTTGTCCAG CCTATGCTGGATCCAGTCATCCACAAGATGATCACATATGTACAAAACCTGGAGGAGAAGGACCTTAAAGATAAG CGTCTGGTGAGCATCCCGGACCTGCTGTCAGCCATCAAGCTGTTGTGTATGAGGTTCCAGAGGGAGCTGGTTACTGTGGTAGATGATCTCCGGCTGGATACTCTTCTACGTATGCTCAAAACACCCCACTTCTCCACTAAGATGAACTCCCTCAAAGAG GTGACAAAGTTAATAGAAGAGAGCACGGTTTCAAAGTCTGTGAAAAACGCCATTGACACAGATAAACTGCTGGACTGGCTTGTAGAGAACTCTGTCCTGTCAATAGCACTGGAAG GTAACATTGATCAAGCTCAGTACTGTGAGAGGATTAAGGGAATCATTGAGCTGCTGGGGAGTAAACTGTCACTAGATGAACTCTCCAAGATCTGGAGAATACAG GCGGGTCAATCATCAACTGTGATAGAAAATATTCATACAATaatcgctgctgctgctgtgaagTTCAGCTTTGACCAGCTCACTCACCTCTTCGTTCTCATACAAAAG AGCTGGGAAGTTGAGAGTGACCGTGTAAGGCAAAAGCTGCTCAGCCTGATCGGGAGGATAGGCAGAGAAGCTCGCTCTGAAACCACAACAGGAAAG GTGCTGGAGGTGCTGTGGGAGCTGGCTCACCTCCCCACCTTGCCTACCAGTCTAGTTCAGCAGGCACTGGAGGAGCACCTGGGGATTCTGAGCGATGCCTACGCTGTTAAGGAGTTGGTGAAACGCAGTTACATTATTAAATGCATTGAAGACATTAAGAAG GCTTCACAGCAGAGCAGTCCACAGGCGGTCTGGGTTGTTCCTGCTCTCCGTCAGCTGCATGAGATAACCCGTTCATTCATCAAGCAGACATACCAGAAACAAGACAAG AGCATCATCCAAGACTTGAAGAAGAATTTTGAGATTGTCAAACTAATCACAGGATCCCTTGTATGCTGCCATCGACTTGCCGTGACAGCTGCTGGTAACAGCGGCCTCTCAGGCTCAACCCTGGTAGATGGACGATACACCTACCAGGAG TATCTGGACAGCCACCTGCGCTTCCTGGCCTTCTTTCTCCAGGAAGCTAGCCTCTACCTGGTCTGGAACAGAGCCAAGGAGCTGTGGGAGTGCCTGGTGTCAGGGCCGGATGTTTGTGAACTTGACCGTGAG atgtgtTTTGAATGGTTCACAAAAGGGCAACATGACCTTGAGAGTGATGTTCAGCAGCAACTCTTCAAGGAGAAGATCTTAAAACTGGAACCCTATGAAATCACCATGAATG gttttaatctttttaagaCCTTCTTTGAGAATGTTAACCTTTGTGATCATCGACTAAAACGCCAAGGAACTCAGCTG TGTGTGGAGCGCCTTGACTTGGCAGGGATGGACTTTATCTGGCGCATCGCCATGGAGACCCCTGATGAAGAAATAGCCAATGAAGCAATCCAACTTATTATTACATATAGCTACACCAACCTCAATCCCAAGATGAAGAAG gattctgtgtctttgcacaAGAAGTTCATTGCTGATTGCTACAAACGACTAGAG GCAGCCAGTTCGGCCCTGGGTGGGCCTACTTTGACACACGCTGTTACTAAAGCAACCAAGATGCTGACAGCCACGGCCATGCCGACTGTGGCCACATCTGTACAATCACCATCCAG ATCCACTAAGCTGGTGATAATTGAAAGACTGCTGCTGTTGGCTGAGCGCTATGTCATCACTATAGAG gATATGTACTCAGTTCCTCGCACTATTCTACCTCACGGGGCCTCTTTCAATGGACACCCTGTCACTCTTCACATCACCTACGAGTCAACCAAAGACACTTTTACCTTAGAG ACTCACAGTAATGAAACAGTAGGAAGTATCCGGTGGAAGATATCTGAGCACTTGAGCTGTCCGGTGGATAACGTCCAAATCTTTGCCAATGATAGTGTG TTGACCATGAATCGAGACCATAAGCTGCTGTCTCAGCTTGGCTTTAGCGATGAGCAGAGCCTAACTGTGAAGAGCTCAGGCACTGGCACTCCCTCTGGCAGCTCCGAGTCCTCAGCCTCTGCCTCCAGCAGTTCCAGCTCTGCTGTCTTCAACTCTGCTTATGCCCTGGAGCAG GAGAAGTCTCTGCCTGGAGTTGTGATGGCTTTGGTCTGTAATGTGTTTGAGATGCTTTACCAGCTAGCAAACCTTGATGAGTCCAG GATCACTCTGCGTGTGAGGaagttgctgctgctgattcCAACAGATCCTGAAGTACAGGATGCACTTGACAACTTTGTTCCCAAAGAATCCAGCGTCTGGAGCCATCAG AAAACGCTCTTCACCCTCGGCCAGGGTACAGGCTCTCGTTCTCCTTCTATGTCCTCCAAGCAGCAACATCAGCCCAGTGCTGCTTCTATCTTGGAGTCCCTTTTTAGATCTTCAGCCCCTGGCATGTCCACATTCAGAGTGCTATACAACCTTGAG GTGTTGAGTTCAAAACTCATGCCCACATCTGATGATGAAATGGCCAAAACCAGCAGCAAATCCTTCTGTGAGAATTTCCTGAAAGCAGGAGGCCTCAG TCTGGTGGTAAATGTTATGCAGAGAGACTCCATCCCATCAGAAGTGGACTATGAGACCAGACAAGGGGTCTACTCAATCTGTCTTCAGTTGGCCAG GTTCCTTCTGGTTGGTCAAAGCATGCCTGCTGTACTGGACGATGATGTCATCAGGGATGGCGATTCGCTATCGTCTCGGCCGTTCCGTAATGCTGGGCGAACAGGGAGACAGCTCTCTCTATGTGGCACTCCAGAGAAGTCCTCCTACAGACAGATGTCTTTGTCTGAGCGATCATCCATAAGAGTTGAAGAAATCATACCTGCTGCACGTGTCGCTATTCAG ACCATGGAAGTAGGGGACTTCACTTCCACAGTGGCCTGTTTTATGCGTCTGACCTGGGCGGCTGCAGCAGGTCGATTAGATCTGGTTGGTAGcccacagccaatcagagagacCCATGGCTCTCTTCTGCCCCAGGGAGTGCGCACCAGAGTCAGCAGCACTG GGAGTAACTGCAGCTCCAGTAGCGAGGGCGAGACCACACCAACAGCATTGCATGCAGGGATATGTGTCAGACAGCAGAGTGTCTCCATCAAAGATGCCATCATCGCCCGAGAGGCTTTGTCTCTGCTGGTTACCTGTTTGCAGTTACGCTGTCAGCAGCTGT CTTCTTTTTACAACCTGCCCTCTGTCAATGATTTTATTATTGATATTCTGCTCGGATCTCCAGGCGGAGAG aTCCGCCGTGTGGCTTGTGATCAACTGTACACTTTGAGCCAAACTGACACATCAGCCTTCCCTGAAGTCCAAAAACCTAACTTGTTCCTCCTTTCAGTTATCCTGACTGCTCAGCTCCCATTATGGAGCCCCACATCTGTCATGAGAGGGGTCAACCAAAG attgCTGTCCCAGTGCACTGAATACTTTGATCTAAGATGCCAGCTTTTGGACGACCTAACTA CGTCAGAGATGGAGGTGTTAAAAGTGAGCGCAGCCACCATGCTGGAGGACGAGATCTCTTGGCTTGACAATTTTGAGCCTAGCTGGAGCTCTGAGATGGAGACCAGCGAGGCAGATAACATCCTCCTAGCAGGGCACCTCAGACTTATCAAGACCTTGTTGTCTCTCTGTGGCAATGAGAAAGAACACCTTG GTCCATCTCTCATCCAGCAGTTGCTCGATGACTTCCTGTTTCGAGCCTCGCGCATCATTATCAACAGCTCCAACCCTACAACTTCCCCGGCCCCCAGCCATGATTTCCACCCAAA gtgcagcacagccagcagcagattGGCAGCCTATGAGGTGCTGGTAATGCTGGCAGACAGCTCTCTTTCAAACCTTCAGCTCATCACCAGAGAGCTGCTGTCCATGCACCACCAGTCAGATCCTTCGCTCTGCAAGGAGTTTGAT TATCTACCCCCTGTAGAGAGCCGGTCAGTCTCaggttttgttgggttgaagAACGGTGGAGCCACCTGTTATATGAATGCTGTGTTCCAGCAGCTTTACATGCAGCCCGGCCTCCCAGAG gcTTTCCTGTCCATTGAAGATGACACAGACCAGCCTGAAGAGAGTGTTTTCTATCAGGTCCAGTCTTTATTTGGCCATCTGATGGAGAGCAAACTCCAGTATTATGTACCTGAGAACTTCTGGAAG ATCTTCAAGATGTGGAACAAAGAGCTATATGTAAGAGAACAGCAGGATGCTTATGAGTTTTTCACTAGCCTGGTGGATCAGCTTGACGAACATCTCAAG AAAATGGGTCGAGAGCAGATCTTCAAAAACACGTTTCAGGGAATTTTCTCTGACCAGAAGATCTGTAAAGACTGTCCTCACCG ATATGAGCGTGAGGAAACATTCATGGCACTGAACCTTGGAGTGACCTCTTGTCAGAGTTTAGAGATCTCATTAGACCAGTTTGTCCGAGGAGAGGTGCTAGAGGGCAGCAATGCCTACTACTGTGAGAAATGCAAAGAGAAG aGGACCACAGTGAAGAGGACATGTATCAAATCCCTGCCCAGTGTTCTCTGTATTCACCTTATGCGCTTTGGCTTCGACTGGGAAAGCGGACGGTCTATCAAATATGATGAGCAGATTAGG TTCCCCTGGGTGCTGAACATGGAGCCCTACACTGTATCTGGAATGGCTCGTCAAGACTGCAGCGGAGAGGGAGGCGAGGGGAGAGGCGACGGGACCTCAGGAGGGTCACCCAGGAAAAAAGTCACAATTTCTGAGAACTATGAGCTTGTGGGAGTTGTTGTCCACAGTGGTCAGGCGCATGCTGGCCACTACTACTCTTTTATTAAAGATAGACG CGGTGGTGCACGTGGTCGGTGGTACAAGTTCAATGACAACGTGGTAGAAGAGTTCGATATGAATGACGAAACTTTGGAGTACGAGTGCTTCGGTGGGGAGTATCGTCCCAAGGTTTATGACCAGT CCAACCCTTACCCTGACGTGCGGAGgagatactggaatgcctacaTGCTGTTTTATCAGAAGATCAGCGACCAGAATTCGCCTGTTCTGCCCAAAAAGAGCAGAGTCAGCATCATGAGACAGGAAGCTGAGGACCTTTCACT GTCTGCTCCATCTTCTCCTGATGTTTCCCCACAGTCCTCTCCACGTCCCCCAAGAGCCAACAATGACCGTCTCACTCTCCTCACCCGTCTGGTCCGCAAGGGAGAGAAGAAGGGCCTGTTTGTAGAGAAAATGCCCGTCAGCATCTATCAG attGTAAGAGATGAGAATCTGAAGTTCATGAGAAACAGAGATGTCTACAACAGCGACTACTTCAACTTCACCCTTTCCCTGGCTTCAGTCAATGCA ACAAAACTGAAGCATCCAGGCTACCAGCCAATGGCCAAAGAGAGTCTTCAGCTGGCTGTTCACTTTCTGTTCCACACCTACTTGCACACCAAAAAGAAACTCAG GGTGGACACAGAGGAGTGGATGGCGACAGTGGAGGTGTTGCTGTCTAAGAGCAGTGAGGCATGCCAGTGGATGGTGCAGTACCTGGTGGGACCAGAGGGACGCGAAATCGTCAA GGTTTGTCTGTTGGAGTGCAGTGTAAGAGAGGTGAGGGTGGTGGTTGCATCCATCCTCGAAAAGACTCTGGAGAGTGCACTTCAGTTTGGAGATCCAGGACTAGACAGTTTAACAGATGCTCTGCTCTCCTTACTGGACAAAGATGTTCCTGAGAATGTGAAGAACTGTGCGCAGTATTTCAACCTCTTCAGCAACTTCGCTCAGAGG GGTTGCGGTCCTTGTCAGTTGTTGTTGAAACACTCGGCGTATCGCCGGATGCTCATCTTTCTGTTGGGCCCCAATAGGCAGAACAACCAG aACCGAAGGTGGAGTCCAGCTCAGGCTCGGGAGTTTCTTCACCTGCACAGCACTCTGGCCCTGATCACTCTGCACTCTGACCTCAGCCCCCAGCGCACACAGG CTCCCGGAGGGCTTAAGCTGCGCCTGAGTAGTGTCCTGTCCTCCACCCCTCTTCTCCCTCTCCATGCGGACATCCTAGCCTCACTCTTTACTCCAGAAGGACAGCCTTACCTTCTAGAG GTGATGTTTGCCATGCGCGAGTTATCAGGCCCACTGTCTCTCCTGATAGAGATGGTGACCTACAGCTCGTTCTGTAGTGAGCCCTTCTCTCTGGGAGTTCTGCAGTTACTCAAA ACACAGCTGGAGACAGCTCCACCTCATGAACTGAAGAACATTTTTCTGATGCTGCAGGAGCTTCTA GTAGTGGAAGACCCTCTGCAATCCCAGAGACTCAAGTATGCTTTTGAGTCAGAGAAAGGCCTATTAG CTTTGATGCAGCAGAGCAACAATGTGGACAGCAGGCGCTGCTACCAGTGTGTTAAGTTCCTGGTCACATTAGCTCAAAA GTGTCCTCAAGCTAAGGACTACTTCAAGGACTTGTCTGGTACCTGGAGTTGGGCGGTGCAGTGGCTCCAGAAAAAG ATGACAGAACATTACTGGACTCCACAGAGCAACGTCTCAAATGAGACATCCACCAATAAAACCTTCCAGCGCACAATTTCTGCACag GATACCTTGGCCTATGCTACAGCATTGTTAAATGAGAAAGAGCAGTCTGGTAGCAGTAATGGTTCTGACGGCAGCCCGGCGAATGAAAACGCTGACCGCAGTCTCCGACAG GGGTCAGAGTCTCCCATGATGCTCGGCGATTCTAAGAGCGATCTAGAAGATGTGGACCCCTAG